From Leptospira limi, one genomic window encodes:
- a CDS encoding SpiroCoCo family coiled-coil protein: MGLEVFLLPFLASVAVTIGLRRLDKSNTKLSQLKRYASKLTEEMQGVALQKIQMVKDAGIDLDILVKQSRKVAEDIQHLSAESRDLFEKIRASKDYLSSLSGEMEQIQDLSNQVRREKQYMEEGLSQINTHKRELREVSEDMEALHNESISMLDTFQNKLNLRSDEILQSVAQKMVELESLLETKSDFLDNSLSKIAETAREKLLTHADVMVNETAGRLDHARKEMDLLLESMKYAQGDLDVRLTKFEDTSSLLSDKVDKFDERLEEKYQRASSKVEEKVSLLEKKIQERFESIVDQVSHTKDSFMKGLSQETDAIKREIEDLSLETLSKRDDIINETRRQADGINQTIIQFQEKYLEAENKLLRQADIRKQELIREIEAFSEEFHRISEELREEANTLKKSALQELKEFDRELETVRSGQEMVIKSSLFDLKKELEERMHSDFKIQKHEMESDLGSIQSQVKELNETITAQTKDVDEYVEELKSALRESAHEILETAEEKAKESETIVTEKIRIANANLEQFVSKWEEELSRIREDQNYSIEKLQDRLKEIHVEGADLLGEFQNQFQKAKSNLELVAESKTKESISRLEEESKLARSEVERILKHLEESGESFFNLQEEKMDRLNETIDSKISHQLTKLLDKGNVQLGQLEEKISNHLNTVRRNLEESIKRSKDESKKQIETYQRDYEKSFKEIAKESQDFLKDSLNRFHDLKYEIQNGLETLNETKEETLSGFQNELESLKEEILTLSSELETVKEHSDLFASAKQIADESNKAVEEISEALRSLEKGKPDLELIQSAIFEFSEMRSQIANELEALKEAQFQSEDIDKQIQILASNLVHVSETMEGFEQSLTEITSIESRVTNLTKEQSKIESFLSSLQESQDSVFHLVENLEGQKHNARELQARLDILDREIDVVEAREKELTETIRQAENRTSFLVEREAQIDSVERKFDKIEELLGDLSDRHRQILTLQKRLEDLRDSTKDTKDDLESLLGEADETFEKLSQFLDIVQGAMQNPSASPKLDRKNSGNPLVERKRATIQSLHDNYQWSSEAISEKLNIEKSLVDTILGVRKK, translated from the coding sequence ATGGGATTAGAAGTCTTTTTATTGCCTTTTTTGGCGAGTGTAGCCGTGACTATCGGACTCCGTCGTTTGGACAAATCCAATACCAAACTGTCCCAATTAAAGAGGTATGCCTCTAAACTCACGGAAGAAATGCAAGGTGTCGCCCTCCAAAAGATCCAAATGGTCAAGGATGCTGGGATTGATTTGGATATCCTTGTCAAACAATCACGAAAAGTTGCAGAAGACATCCAACATTTAAGTGCCGAATCAAGGGACCTCTTCGAAAAAATCAGAGCAAGCAAAGATTACCTCTCCTCCCTCTCTGGAGAAATGGAACAAATCCAAGATTTGAGTAACCAAGTCCGCCGTGAAAAACAATACATGGAAGAAGGACTTTCCCAAATCAATACCCACAAACGCGAGTTACGTGAAGTATCAGAAGATATGGAAGCACTTCATAACGAATCCATTTCGATGTTAGATACCTTCCAAAACAAATTGAACTTACGTAGTGATGAAATTTTACAATCCGTTGCTCAAAAGATGGTGGAACTCGAAAGCCTACTCGAAACCAAGTCAGACTTCCTCGACAATTCCCTTTCAAAAATTGCAGAGACTGCTAGAGAAAAATTATTAACCCATGCTGATGTGATGGTGAATGAAACAGCGGGCCGACTTGACCATGCGAGAAAAGAAATGGATTTACTCCTTGAATCCATGAAGTATGCACAAGGTGATTTAGATGTTCGGCTTACGAAGTTTGAAGATACGTCTTCCTTACTTTCTGACAAAGTAGATAAGTTTGATGAAAGGTTAGAAGAAAAATACCAAAGAGCATCTTCGAAAGTAGAAGAGAAAGTATCACTCCTTGAGAAAAAAATCCAAGAACGTTTTGAATCCATCGTAGACCAAGTAAGCCATACCAAAGATTCGTTTATGAAAGGTCTAAGCCAAGAAACGGATGCGATCAAACGAGAAATTGAAGACCTCTCTCTCGAAACACTTTCCAAACGAGATGACATCATCAATGAAACCAGAAGGCAAGCGGATGGAATCAACCAAACCATCATCCAATTCCAAGAAAAATACTTAGAAGCAGAGAATAAACTCCTCCGCCAAGCAGACATTCGCAAACAAGAACTCATCCGTGAGATCGAAGCCTTCTCAGAAGAATTTCATAGAATTTCAGAAGAACTCAGAGAAGAAGCAAACACTCTCAAAAAAAGCGCATTACAAGAGTTAAAAGAATTTGATCGCGAACTCGAAACGGTTCGTTCTGGCCAAGAGATGGTGATCAAATCCTCTCTTTTTGATTTGAAAAAAGAATTAGAAGAAAGAATGCATTCTGATTTCAAAATCCAAAAACATGAAATGGAATCAGACCTAGGATCCATCCAATCGCAAGTAAAAGAACTGAACGAAACCATCACAGCGCAAACCAAAGATGTAGATGAATACGTAGAAGAATTGAAGTCTGCACTCCGCGAATCAGCTCATGAAATCTTAGAAACGGCAGAAGAAAAAGCAAAAGAATCCGAAACAATCGTCACAGAAAAGATCCGTATCGCGAATGCGAATTTAGAACAATTTGTGAGCAAATGGGAAGAAGAACTCAGTAGGATCCGCGAAGACCAAAACTATAGCATCGAAAAACTCCAAGACCGACTAAAAGAAATCCATGTGGAAGGTGCCGACTTACTTGGTGAATTCCAAAACCAATTCCAAAAAGCAAAATCCAATTTGGAACTTGTGGCCGAATCCAAAACCAAAGAAAGTATCTCACGATTGGAAGAAGAATCAAAACTGGCTCGCAGTGAAGTAGAAAGGATCCTCAAACACTTAGAAGAATCTGGGGAATCTTTTTTCAATTTACAAGAAGAGAAAATGGATCGTTTGAACGAAACCATCGATTCCAAAATCTCACACCAACTTACCAAACTTCTCGACAAAGGCAATGTCCAACTTGGTCAATTGGAAGAAAAAATTTCGAATCACCTAAATACAGTTCGTCGCAACCTAGAAGAAAGTATCAAACGTTCCAAAGACGAATCCAAAAAACAAATTGAGACTTACCAAAGGGATTACGAAAAATCGTTCAAAGAAATTGCAAAAGAAAGCCAAGATTTCTTAAAGGACAGCCTGAACCGTTTCCATGATCTCAAATATGAAATCCAAAATGGATTAGAAACCTTAAACGAAACCAAAGAAGAAACTTTATCTGGTTTCCAAAACGAACTGGAATCACTCAAAGAAGAAATCTTAACTTTATCGAGTGAACTTGAAACTGTCAAAGAACACTCTGATTTATTTGCATCCGCCAAACAAATTGCAGACGAATCAAACAAAGCAGTAGAAGAAATTTCAGAAGCCTTACGTTCCTTGGAAAAAGGAAAACCAGATTTGGAACTTATACAATCTGCCATCTTTGAATTCAGCGAAATGAGATCTCAAATCGCCAACGAACTTGAGGCATTGAAAGAAGCACAGTTCCAATCAGAAGACATTGATAAACAAATCCAAATCCTTGCATCCAATTTAGTCCATGTTTCCGAAACTATGGAAGGGTTTGAACAGAGTCTAACAGAGATTACGTCCATCGAATCTCGTGTGACAAATCTTACAAAAGAACAATCCAAAATCGAATCCTTTTTGTCTTCACTCCAAGAGTCACAAGATTCTGTTTTCCATTTGGTGGAAAACTTGGAAGGTCAAAAACACAATGCACGGGAACTTCAAGCTCGCCTCGACATCCTCGACCGTGAAATCGATGTGGTGGAAGCGAGAGAAAAAGAACTCACAGAAACTATCCGCCAAGCAGAAAACCGAACTTCCTTCCTTGTGGAACGAGAAGCACAAATTGATTCCGTCGAACGCAAATTTGACAAAATTGAAGAGCTGCTAGGTGACTTATCGGACCGCCACCGCCAAATCCTCACCTTACAAAAACGTTTGGAAGACCTGAGGGATTCCACAAAGGACACCAAGGACGATTTGGAATCTCTCCTTGGGGAAGCAGACGAAACCTTCGAAAAACTCTCCCAATTTTTGGACATAGTGCAAGGAGCGATGCAAAATCCCTCCGCCTCCCCCAAATTGGACCGGAAAAATTCGGGAAATCCCTTGGTCGAGCGAAAAAGAGCCACAATCCAAAGCCTCCACGACAACTACCAATGGTCTTCCGAGGCAATTAGTGAAAAATTAAATATTGAAAAATCCCTCGTGGATACCATCCTCGGAGTTAGAAAGAAATAA
- the map gene encoding type I methionyl aminopeptidase, translated as MIYIKNKSEIEKMRKAGKFAAELLVYLEPFVKSGVSTLELNDIAETFTKKNGHRSAPLGYKGFPKSICTSINQVVCHGIPKKEDVLQDGDIVNLDVSPIVDGYIGDTSKTFIVGGKTSPEAEKLVADTEKAMWIGIEQIKPGNRIDDIGNAIDDFLTPMGYGIVRDLMGHGVGRNFHEEPQVPHFRSPRKLAKMETGMIFTVEPMVNLGTWEVNFDRSDKWTVRTKDGKLSAQFEHTILVTDKGYEILTKV; from the coding sequence GTGATTTATATCAAAAACAAATCAGAAATTGAAAAGATGAGGAAGGCGGGTAAATTTGCCGCCGAACTCCTAGTTTATTTGGAACCTTTTGTGAAATCGGGTGTTTCCACATTGGAACTAAACGATATCGCCGAAACTTTTACCAAAAAGAATGGACACCGTTCTGCCCCACTCGGTTACAAAGGATTCCCGAAATCCATATGTACATCCATCAACCAAGTGGTCTGCCATGGGATTCCCAAAAAAGAAGATGTTTTGCAAGACGGTGACATCGTGAATTTAGATGTCTCTCCTATTGTGGATGGTTACATCGGAGACACTTCCAAAACATTTATTGTGGGTGGAAAAACCTCTCCCGAAGCTGAAAAACTGGTAGCTGATACCGAAAAAGCCATGTGGATTGGAATCGAACAAATCAAACCGGGAAACCGCATTGATGATATCGGGAACGCCATTGATGATTTTTTAACCCCAATGGGGTACGGGATCGTTCGTGATCTCATGGGCCATGGTGTAGGAAGAAATTTCCATGAAGAACCACAAGTTCCCCACTTTCGTTCTCCCCGAAAATTAGCCAAAATGGAAACAGGTATGATTTTTACCGTAGAACCGATGGTCAATTTGGGAACTTGGGAAGTGAATTTTGATCGTTCTGACAAATGGACCGTCCGCACCAAAGACGGTAAATTATCAGCGCAGTTTGAACATACCATCCTTGTCACAGACAAAGGGTATGAAATTCTAACCAAAGTCTGA
- a CDS encoding response regulator: protein MNRAILFVDDEQIILMSLKSQLKKHFGNEYRYETAQNTEEAWSIIEELAEEGINILIIISDWLMPNQRGDEFLREVHKTYPKIKKIIISGHIDEHSLNQLKGEVDLHSFLNKPWSESDLIKKVEDAITKIA from the coding sequence ATGAACCGTGCCATCCTCTTCGTCGATGACGAACAAATCATATTGATGAGTTTGAAATCTCAGCTGAAAAAACATTTTGGGAACGAGTATCGTTATGAGACTGCCCAGAATACAGAAGAGGCATGGTCCATCATTGAAGAATTAGCAGAAGAAGGCATCAACATCCTCATCATCATTTCCGATTGGCTCATGCCAAACCAACGTGGTGATGAGTTCTTACGTGAAGTACATAAAACCTACCCCAAAATCAAAAAAATAATTATTTCCGGACACATTGATGAACATTCCCTTAACCAATTAAAAGGGGAAGTGGATCTCCATAGTTTTTTAAACAAACCTTGGTCGGAATCGGATTTAATCAAAAAAGTAGAAGACGCTATAACGAAGATTGCCTAG
- the thiM gene encoding hydroxyethylthiazole kinase codes for MSQNILKNTIEDLELLRSTVPLVHNITNYVVMNNTANALLAIGASPIMAHAIEEVEEMVTICSATVINIGTLSEPWIQSMEKAAKKAVSIGKPLVLDPVGAGASNIRNTAIRRILDAGHPSIIRGNASEILSTLSSSGKTKGVDATDSSESAVDTGKSLSNVTGGVVVISGATDYILKGTNQAQISNGDSLMTKVTGLGCTASALCGAFAAVQKDQFRAATSAMAVMGIAGEMAKTKTSSPGSFQVAFLDALYELNADTIKQKLNAK; via the coding sequence ATGTCCCAAAACATTTTAAAAAATACAATCGAAGATTTAGAACTCCTACGTTCGACAGTCCCTTTAGTTCATAATATTACCAACTACGTTGTGATGAACAACACTGCCAATGCACTTCTTGCCATTGGTGCTTCTCCCATTATGGCTCATGCCATTGAAGAAGTGGAAGAAATGGTTACAATCTGTTCGGCAACGGTCATCAATATTGGAACTCTTTCCGAACCTTGGATCCAAAGTATGGAAAAAGCAGCTAAAAAAGCTGTTTCCATTGGGAAACCATTGGTCTTAGATCCAGTTGGAGCAGGAGCAAGTAACATTCGTAATACGGCAATCCGTAGGATTTTGGATGCAGGCCACCCAAGTATAATCAGAGGCAATGCATCTGAAATTTTATCTACACTTTCATCTTCCGGAAAAACAAAAGGTGTGGATGCAACTGATTCCTCCGAGTCCGCTGTGGACACAGGTAAGTCCTTATCCAATGTCACTGGTGGAGTGGTTGTGATCAGTGGTGCTACTGATTATATCTTAAAAGGCACAAACCAAGCCCAAATCTCCAATGGTGATTCACTGATGACAAAGGTGACAGGCCTTGGTTGTACAGCTTCTGCCCTCTGTGGTGCCTTTGCAGCAGTTCAAAAAGACCAGTTTCGTGCGGCAACTTCTGCGATGGCAGTCATGGGAATTGCAGGTGAAATGGCAAAAACCAAAACTTCCAGCCCAGGCAGTTTCCAAGTGGCATTCCTTGATGCCCTATATGAACTGAATGCAGATACCATTAAACAAAAGTTAAATGCAAAATAG
- the thiE gene encoding thiamine phosphate synthase, which produces MQNRIQGVYLVTDRPLCLHHRLEDVVRLSATGGVSLVQLREKETSSREFLELAIHLKKILSPFQVPLLINDRVDLCLASGADGVHLGQSDLPWIVARKLLGERAIIGLSIETKEDWENLQKENPNPNLDYLAVSPVFDTKTKTNTKPAWGLAGVRWLREKTTLPIVAIGGIHLDNAKDVIEAGANSLAVVSAICSAKDPKLATESLRNLF; this is translated from the coding sequence ATGCAAAATAGAATCCAAGGGGTGTATCTGGTGACAGATAGGCCTCTTTGTCTCCACCATCGTTTAGAAGATGTTGTTCGTTTGTCTGCGACTGGTGGAGTTTCCCTTGTCCAACTGAGGGAAAAAGAAACCTCTTCCCGTGAATTTTTAGAACTTGCGATCCACCTAAAAAAAATCCTAAGCCCTTTCCAAGTTCCCCTCCTCATCAATGACCGAGTGGATCTCTGTTTGGCATCGGGAGCTGATGGTGTCCATCTGGGCCAATCGGACCTACCGTGGATTGTTGCAAGGAAACTCCTTGGAGAAAGAGCGATCATTGGTCTTTCCATCGAAACAAAAGAAGATTGGGAAAATTTACAAAAAGAAAATCCAAATCCCAACCTCGATTATCTGGCAGTTTCACCCGTATTCGATACAAAAACCAAAACCAATACAAAACCTGCATGGGGCCTAGCAGGTGTTCGTTGGCTTAGAGAAAAAACGACTCTACCGATAGTAGCCATTGGTGGGATCCATTTAGACAATGCAAAGGATGTGATCGAGGCAGGTGCCAATTCACTCGCGGTTGTGAGTGCCATTTGTTCGGCAAAGGACCCAAAACTCGCGACAGAATCCTTACGAAATTTGTTTTAA
- the queG gene encoding tRNA epoxyqueuosine(34) reductase QueG encodes MEPSHLPIQSQIKSLCEKEGFSFVGFTKAEIPEKDLEYLDQWISEKKHGNMDWFAKDHALSIRNRFENLGFKPTSAICLGFVYRSSEGEGLLAHMKRKVSRYALGTDYHIVLRKKGNQILKELKALYPKNHFRQSVDSLPIAEKILTRESKIVWQGKHTNLIHPKLGSYFFLSIILTDLELGETNPEETTTDHCGSCRRCLDVCPTNALEPYQLDASKCISYLTIEDRTHTEVTDSFLKWDKQGWVYGCDLCQEVCPWNEGIAKRNQVETMEPSFLPREFWRDTIFQEKHMLSEEEFQTYFQDSPIERIGVSIWNRNQST; translated from the coding sequence ATGGAACCATCCCACCTTCCTATCCAATCTCAAATCAAGTCGCTTTGTGAAAAAGAAGGATTTTCCTTTGTCGGATTCACAAAAGCGGAAATCCCAGAAAAAGACCTAGAGTATTTGGACCAGTGGATTTCTGAAAAAAAACACGGGAATATGGACTGGTTTGCCAAAGACCATGCTCTTTCCATTCGCAATCGATTTGAGAATTTGGGTTTTAAACCCACATCGGCCATTTGTTTGGGATTTGTTTACCGATCGAGTGAAGGGGAAGGCCTGTTAGCTCATATGAAAAGGAAGGTATCTCGTTATGCTCTTGGCACTGATTACCATATTGTACTACGAAAAAAAGGAAACCAAATCCTAAAAGAACTGAAGGCACTATACCCCAAAAATCATTTTCGCCAATCTGTTGATAGTTTGCCCATCGCCGAAAAAATTCTCACAAGGGAATCAAAGATCGTATGGCAAGGGAAACATACAAACCTTATCCATCCAAAGTTAGGATCTTATTTTTTTCTATCCATCATACTCACCGATTTAGAGTTAGGTGAAACAAATCCAGAGGAAACCACAACTGACCATTGTGGGAGTTGCAGGCGTTGTTTGGATGTATGCCCAACAAATGCCTTGGAACCATACCAGCTCGATGCATCCAAATGTATTTCGTACCTCACTATCGAAGATAGAACTCATACAGAAGTCACAGATTCTTTTTTAAAATGGGATAAACAGGGCTGGGTCTATGGTTGCGACCTTTGCCAAGAAGTTTGCCCTTGGAATGAAGGCATCGCCAAACGAAACCAAGTAGAAACGATGGAACCTAGTTTTTTACCTAGGGAATTTTGGAGAGATACGATATTTCAAGAGAAACATATGTTATCGGAAGAAGAATTCCAAACTTACTTCCAAGATTCACCAATCGAACGAATTGGCGTTTCGATTTGGAACCGGAACCAATCCACTTAA
- a CDS encoding LIC_11502 family protein, which produces MANEENEVYLTKIQNLLPSHLLVQVPKLIPHFQKLEALVPLPKELPDLLKKGIYFALLQSVVRLLNRETDPLLPEIVPEYKELIRTIIETFETLKPEVESNWLEECIQFGDKSAYHWEWKHFDSKELF; this is translated from the coding sequence ATGGCAAATGAAGAGAATGAAGTGTATCTTACAAAAATCCAAAACCTTTTGCCAAGCCATTTGTTGGTCCAGGTTCCAAAACTCATCCCGCATTTTCAAAAACTAGAAGCCCTGGTTCCTTTGCCAAAAGAATTACCAGATCTCTTAAAAAAAGGAATCTATTTTGCCCTCTTACAATCGGTGGTCCGCCTTTTAAACAGAGAAACGGATCCCCTGTTACCAGAAATTGTTCCTGAATACAAGGAACTCATCCGCACCATTATCGAAACCTTTGAAACACTCAAACCAGAAGTGGAATCAAATTGGTTAGAGGAATGCATCCAGTTTGGAGATAAGTCCGCCTACCATTGGGAGTGGAAACATTTTGATTCCAAAGAGTTGTTTTGA
- a CDS encoding acyl-CoA thioesterase: protein MIRTEIQIRFNDMDPMRRVNNASYSAYLELARLDFCNRYLSVATLEDIPFVLARVEIDLVSSVLPGDSIYVNTWVSQIGNSSWEFSYEIKNQITDVLYVKAKTVQVYFDYREKKKLPIPKEFRTSLEKEML, encoded by the coding sequence ATGATCCGAACTGAAATCCAAATTCGATTTAATGATATGGACCCGATGCGTAGAGTGAATAACGCAAGTTATTCGGCGTATTTAGAGTTGGCAAGACTTGATTTTTGTAATCGGTATTTATCAGTTGCTACACTGGAAGACATTCCCTTTGTCTTAGCACGAGTGGAAATAGATTTAGTTTCTTCTGTATTGCCTGGAGATTCCATTTATGTAAACACTTGGGTTTCTCAAATTGGAAATAGTTCTTGGGAATTTTCGTATGAAATCAAAAACCAAATAACAGATGTTTTGTATGTGAAAGCAAAAACTGTCCAAGTGTATTTTGATTACAGGGAAAAGAAAAAATTACCCATTCCGAAAGAGTTTCGTACTTCGTTAGAAAAAGAAATGTTGTGA
- a CDS encoding OmpA family protein translates to MVESVVYFQAGESKLEHQEIRKLKEWMRPFLKQTLDSVLLVGSADTSGNLAKNRKLAKERVHYIRQVLVSLGIDSKLIQTVSLEPIFGRTAKERKLFRSVGIKLSILG, encoded by the coding sequence ATGGTAGAAAGTGTAGTCTACTTTCAAGCGGGAGAATCTAAATTGGAACATCAGGAAATACGAAAACTCAAAGAATGGATGCGTCCTTTTTTAAAACAAACGTTAGATTCTGTCCTTCTTGTGGGTTCAGCAGACACATCGGGCAATTTGGCAAAAAATCGAAAATTGGCAAAAGAGAGGGTCCATTACATCCGCCAAGTTTTGGTGTCTTTGGGGATTGATTCCAAGTTGATCCAAACTGTCTCCTTAGAACCAATTTTTGGGAGAACAGCAAAGGAACGAAAATTGTTTCGATCTGTTGGAATCAAACTTTCTATTTTAGGATAA